The segment GGATTCTGGGGGCGCGAGCTGCGCGTGGTGACCTCGGAGGGCGTGGTGAGCGGCGTCGCGCGCGACCTCGACGACAACGGCGCGCTGGTGCTCGAGCGGCACGGTCGGCTCGTCACCGTGCTGGCCGGTGACGTCGAGATCACGCCGGCGCGCGCGGAGGCCCGCCCGTGACTCCGCGCCCTCGGCTGCGCCCCGACGATCCGCGGGTCACCGGCGAGATGCCGTTCCTCCAGCATCTCGAGGAGCTGCGCTGGGTGTTGATGCACTCGCTGATCGCCTGCGTGATCGGCGCGATCGGCGGGTGGCTGCTGGCGCCACGCGTGCTCGAGGACATCATCGCGCGCACCGTCAAGCGCGCGGTGGTGCTGTCGCCGCTCGAGGCGTTCAACGAGCGGTTCAAGCTGGCGTTGATCCTCGGCCTGTTCATCGCGTTGCCCATCGTCTTCTACCGGATCTGGAACTTCGTCCTGCCGGGCCTGCTCAAGCGCGAACGCAGCTGGGTGCTGCCGATGGCCATGGCGTCGATGCTGCTGTTCGCGCTCGGTGCGTGGGCAGCATACGGCTACGTGGTGCCACTGGTGATCCAGGTGCTGGGCGGCTTCATGACCCCCAACATGGTCGCCGAGATCCGGCTGGGTTCGTTGCTGGGCTTCGTGTACAACATGGCGCTCGCCTGCGGTCTGGTGTGCCAGCTGCCGCTCGTGACCATGACGCTCACCGCGATCGGACTGGTGACGCCCGGCTTCCTGCTCAAGCAGTGGCGTGTCGCCATCGTGCTCGTGTTCTTCCTCACCGCGATCATCACGCCCGGCGACGTGGTGACCGCGCAGATCGTGATGGGAGTTCCGATGACGGCGCTCTACTTCCTGAGCGTCGGGCTGTCCTACTTCGTGGCGCGTCGCCGCCGGACC is part of the Candidatus Sulfotelmatobacter sp. genome and harbors:
- the tatC gene encoding twin-arginine translocase subunit TatC, whose amino-acid sequence is MTPRPRLRPDDPRVTGEMPFLQHLEELRWVLMHSLIACVIGAIGGWLLAPRVLEDIIARTVKRAVVLSPLEAFNERFKLALILGLFIALPIVFYRIWNFVLPGLLKRERSWVLPMAMASMLLFALGAWAAYGYVVPLVIQVLGGFMTPNMVAEIRLGSLLGFVYNMALACGLVCQLPLVTMTLTAIGLVTPGFLLKQWRVAIVLVFFLTAIITPGDVVTAQIVMGVPMTALYFLSVGLSYFVARRRRTDAAAPREQHVPQS